A window from Acidobacteriota bacterium encodes these proteins:
- a CDS encoding prepilin peptidase, which produces MGDFEQPFVMAFAFAFGAVVGSFLNVIIYRLPREISIVRTPPSSCPACSTPIRWYDNIPLISWVLLRGRCRECKAPISFRYPLVELVSGLLAVAAVARWGLSVTGFEVVIFAWVSVTLGLIDLDFQILPDVLTYPSIVFGLVCSLLGGYTWWLDSLAGATVGALLPILVIVIYKLLRGIEGMGWGDVKYLAAIGSVVGLHGVVGVLVVASITGALVGLGMIVVGRGSGKTALPFGTFLALAVILWLYAPAAWLSYSPW; this is translated from the coding sequence ATGGGTGATTTCGAACAACCGTTCGTGATGGCCTTCGCATTCGCTTTCGGGGCGGTCGTGGGGAGCTTTCTCAACGTGATCATTTACAGGCTTCCTCGGGAGATCTCGATCGTGCGCACGCCGCCGTCCTCGTGTCCGGCGTGTTCGACTCCGATCCGGTGGTACGACAACATCCCTCTCATCTCGTGGGTTCTTCTGCGCGGCCGTTGTCGGGAGTGCAAGGCTCCCATCTCTTTTCGCTACCCTCTGGTCGAACTCGTTAGTGGGCTTCTGGCGGTGGCCGCCGTCGCACGCTGGGGCCTCAGTGTGACCGGTTTCGAGGTCGTAATCTTCGCGTGGGTTTCGGTCACGCTTGGTTTGATTGATCTCGACTTCCAGATCCTTCCCGACGTTCTCACCTATCCGTCGATCGTCTTCGGCCTCGTGTGTTCGTTATTGGGTGGCTACACGTGGTGGCTCGATTCGTTGGCAGGGGCTACCGTAGGTGCTTTGCTGCCAATCTTGGTGATTGTCATTTACAAGCTGCTGAGAGGCATCGAGGGGATGGGTTGGGGTGATGTCAAGTACCTTGCTGCCATTGGCTCAGTGGTCGGCCTGCACGGTGTGGTCGGGGTGCTCGTTGTTGCGTCGATCACGGGAGCTCTGGTGGGACTCGGGATGATCGTGGTCGGCCGCGGCTCGGGCAAGACTGCGTTGCCGTTTGGCACCTTTCTGGCCCTGGCAGTCATCCTCTGGCTTTACGCGCCGGCGGCCTGGCTCAGTTACAGCCCCTGGTAG
- a CDS encoding glycosyltransferase family 4 protein, giving the protein MTDRIRVLLAITRLELGGAQRVVLHTARALDRKVFDVALAWGPGDLLDQEAAEIRDLTQFPIDSLVRPVAPLSDIRALTSLRGATRSFRPQVIHTHSSKAGILGRIAARLEGVPAVHTVHGFGFTPLQSTMERISFRTAERVMSRFTTKFVTVSEVDRKRGIDLGLFDEGNSQVIRAGIDLAQFAGAAGGDAVRRKLGVPADARLVTQVGNFKPQKAPLDFVRVAASVHEGNPEVWFVMAGDGPLRRAAESLARELGVAERIVFSGWWDDVAGLLAATDVSVLTSRHEGLPCSVVESLAAGVPVVVTAVDGTIEVVRPDDNGYLVAAGDIVALADAVTRLLRDADLRERMGAAARRGLQQFDRDLMVRQQGELYRWVISNNRS; this is encoded by the coding sequence GTGACTGATCGCATCAGGGTCCTGCTCGCCATCACCCGGCTCGAGTTGGGCGGCGCGCAGCGAGTGGTGCTGCACACGGCCAGGGCCCTCGATCGAAAGGTGTTCGATGTCGCGCTGGCCTGGGGCCCCGGGGATCTTCTCGACCAAGAGGCGGCGGAGATTCGCGATCTCACACAATTTCCGATTGATTCTCTTGTCCGGCCGGTCGCGCCCCTTTCAGACATTCGGGCGCTGACCTCCTTGCGCGGCGCGACGCGCTCCTTCCGGCCCCAGGTGATCCATACCCATTCTTCCAAGGCGGGCATTCTGGGCCGGATCGCGGCCCGTCTCGAGGGGGTTCCGGCGGTGCACACCGTCCATGGCTTCGGTTTCACACCGCTCCAATCGACCATGGAACGCATCTCCTTTCGGACTGCCGAGAGGGTCATGTCACGCTTCACCACCAAATTCGTGACGGTTTCCGAGGTCGATCGCAAGCGCGGCATCGACCTGGGGTTGTTCGATGAGGGCAACTCGCAGGTGATCCGAGCCGGCATCGACCTCGCGCAGTTTGCGGGCGCCGCGGGCGGGGACGCAGTGAGACGAAAGCTGGGCGTGCCGGCGGACGCACGGCTGGTGACCCAGGTGGGCAATTTCAAACCGCAGAAGGCGCCGCTGGACTTCGTTCGGGTTGCAGCCTCGGTCCATGAGGGGAATCCAGAGGTGTGGTTCGTGATGGCTGGTGATGGCCCTTTACGGAGGGCCGCCGAGAGCCTCGCGAGGGAGCTCGGGGTCGCGGAGCGCATCGTCTTCAGCGGATGGTGGGACGATGTGGCCGGGCTTCTTGCGGCAACCGATGTTTCGGTGCTGACGTCGCGGCACGAGGGCTTGCCCTGCTCGGTGGTGGAGTCTTTGGCAGCCGGGGTGCCGGTGGTGGTGACCGCGGTCGACGGAACGATCGAGGTGGTACGACCGGACGACAACGGATACCTTGTCGCGGCCGGGGATATCGTGGCCTTGGCCGACGCAGTGACCCGCCTGCTGAGGGATGCGGATCTGAGGGAGCGGATGGGGGCGGCGGCGCGTAGGGGCCTGCAACAGTTCGATCGAGATCTCATGGTGCGGCAACAGGGGGAGCTCTACCGATGGGTGATTTCGAACAACCGTTCGTGA
- a CDS encoding FAD-dependent oxidoreductase, whose protein sequence is MERTLILGGGLTGLVAAEQLERSGSPPIVLERENEPGGACRSIADQGYVFDYTGHLLHVARQETADYLEAIGLWSQLGIHERKAAVVIGGRSTPYPVQINTHGLAPEVRRDCLLGFIRAWSEEPADEPADFEKWVLGRFGAGLAEHFFFPYNSKLYRARPDELSLDWVGRYVPKPRLEDVVNGALGLHDEDVGYNATFRYPKKGGIDLLPSTIAERVTDLRLEHEVVRVHLGERWVEIADGERVGWKKTVSTISLPALVDLVSDTLPEEVAAARRALRWVRVVNFALGVAGPAPSEQHWLYFPDSELPFYRVGFPSNHGDLAPHGCHTVSLEMSLDPDEGDVVSLAEKAQKALAEVGLLDESALQVRRITVLDPAYVVFDHSRREAVAQLRSFFRKYDVTLSGRWAEWKYSAMEDAILDGMSAARRLAAAE, encoded by the coding sequence ATGGAGAGGACGCTGATTCTCGGTGGTGGCCTCACGGGTCTGGTGGCCGCGGAGCAGCTGGAGCGATCGGGGTCGCCACCGATAGTGCTGGAGCGCGAGAACGAGCCGGGTGGTGCATGCCGAAGCATCGCCGATCAGGGTTATGTCTTCGATTACACCGGCCACCTGTTGCACGTGGCGCGCCAGGAAACGGCGGATTATCTGGAGGCGATCGGCCTGTGGTCCCAACTGGGGATCCATGAGCGGAAGGCAGCGGTCGTCATCGGTGGCCGGTCTACCCCCTATCCGGTACAGATCAACACCCACGGCCTCGCACCCGAGGTGCGTCGCGACTGCCTGCTCGGATTCATCCGCGCGTGGTCGGAGGAGCCGGCCGATGAACCGGCCGATTTCGAAAAGTGGGTTCTCGGGAGGTTCGGAGCAGGCCTCGCCGAGCATTTCTTCTTTCCCTACAACTCGAAGCTGTATCGTGCTCGCCCCGACGAGCTGAGCCTCGACTGGGTTGGTCGCTACGTTCCGAAACCGAGGCTGGAGGACGTGGTCAACGGCGCCCTCGGCCTGCACGACGAAGATGTCGGCTATAACGCCACCTTTCGCTATCCGAAAAAGGGCGGCATCGATCTGCTGCCAAGCACGATTGCGGAGCGAGTGACGGATCTCCGGCTCGAGCATGAGGTCGTTCGGGTCCATCTCGGGGAAAGGTGGGTGGAGATTGCGGATGGAGAGCGCGTGGGGTGGAAGAAGACCGTGTCGACCATATCGCTCCCAGCCCTCGTCGATCTCGTTAGCGATACGCTGCCGGAAGAAGTGGCCGCCGCCAGACGAGCCCTGAGATGGGTGCGAGTCGTCAATTTCGCGCTCGGTGTCGCGGGACCGGCTCCGTCGGAACAGCATTGGCTCTACTTCCCGGATTCCGAGCTTCCCTTCTACCGGGTGGGATTTCCTTCGAATCACGGGGATCTCGCACCTCACGGCTGTCACACAGTTTCGTTGGAAATGAGCCTGGATCCGGATGAGGGCGACGTCGTGTCTCTCGCCGAGAAAGCGCAGAAGGCGCTGGCAGAAGTTGGCCTGCTCGACGAGAGCGCTCTTCAGGTGCGAAGAATCACGGTCCTCGACCCCGCCTATGTTGTCTTCGACCACTCTCGACGTGAGGCGGTGGCGCAGCTGAGGAGCTTCTTCCGAAAGTACGATGTAACCCTCTCGGGACGATGGGCCGAGTGGAAATACTCGGCGATGGAAGATGCGATTCTCGATGGCATGTCGGCGGCCCGTCGGCTGGCGGCGGCTGAGTAG
- a CDS encoding undecaprenyl/decaprenyl-phosphate alpha-N-acetylglucosaminyl 1-phosphate transferase has product MTIRLILGFVLAYLLALVGTPMAREAALRFGVVDRPDGALKKHREPVAYLGGLAVFIAFLLSIGMTFEFDQDLLALLLASTIVMTVGLIDDFGALTPKPKVIGQVVAVFVLIKSGIMVQVAIMPWWLQLVVTVVWLVGLSNAFNLVDIMDGLASGLGVISATFLLVVALLNGRLMVAAFTVALIGALLGFLRSNFYPATIYLGDCGSLFLGLTLGALAMVMDYTQNNPVGWLAPLYILAVPIIDTAYVVVLRIKSGRKIYYGSPDHFPLRVRKRLDDWTAGTVVVSYAVAVVFGAIGLVVLYLDPMTTLVLTGIVGVATAGLLVWLAMVPMES; this is encoded by the coding sequence ATGACGATTCGCCTCATCCTCGGTTTCGTGCTCGCCTACCTCCTCGCTTTGGTCGGGACACCGATGGCACGAGAAGCGGCCCTCCGATTCGGAGTGGTCGACCGGCCTGACGGTGCTCTCAAGAAACACCGAGAGCCGGTGGCCTACCTCGGAGGGCTGGCCGTTTTCATAGCCTTCCTCCTCTCTATCGGGATGACCTTCGAATTCGACCAGGACTTGCTGGCCCTGTTGCTTGCCTCGACCATCGTCATGACGGTCGGCCTGATCGACGACTTCGGTGCGTTGACGCCGAAACCGAAGGTCATTGGCCAGGTCGTGGCGGTCTTCGTGCTCATCAAGTCAGGCATCATGGTCCAGGTCGCGATCATGCCGTGGTGGCTGCAGCTCGTGGTTACCGTGGTGTGGTTGGTCGGGCTCTCCAACGCATTCAATCTGGTCGATATCATGGACGGCCTGGCGAGCGGTTTGGGAGTCATATCCGCCACTTTCCTGCTGGTGGTGGCGCTGCTCAACGGCCGCCTCATGGTGGCCGCGTTTACGGTCGCATTGATCGGCGCACTGCTCGGTTTCCTCCGCTCGAACTTCTATCCCGCAACGATTTATCTCGGTGACTGCGGGAGCTTGTTCCTCGGGCTCACGCTCGGCGCGCTGGCGATGGTGATGGATTACACACAAAACAACCCCGTCGGCTGGTTGGCGCCGCTCTACATCCTCGCCGTGCCCATCATCGACACCGCCTACGTGGTGGTGCTGAGAATCAAGTCGGGGCGCAAGATTTACTACGGGAGCCCGGACCACTTCCCACTTCGGGTACGCAAGCGCCTCGACGACTGGACCGCCGGAACAGTGGTCGTCAGCTATGCGGTTGCGGTTGTCTTCGGAGCCATCGGCCTGGTGGTGCTCTACCTCGATCCGATGACCACGCTCGTGCTGACGGGCATCGTCGGCGTCGCCACAGCCGGCCTTCTGGTCTGGCTGGCAATGGTGCCGATGGAGTCGTGA
- a CDS encoding glycosyltransferase family 2 protein: MRIGAVVVSHNSAEDLPLCIEALLRADGLEQVVVVDNASEDNSREFVREFDDPRVKLVVEEPNSGFAGGCNRGFREIGGECEHLAFLNPDVVIASDCLEKAVAELEADPTLACVAPLLMRSNDRTVDTVGQRLKPWNLEVEDLGYGQPPTRDLLRATDVLSACGALAVFRRDALESVAEEHGPWAQHFFCFWEDLELGWRLVNSGWRIRSCPEAVGTHRRGAGASTGGGPLRWRRPPALEAHILSNRWMTLIRHLHPLDLLMRLPLLLIWDSSVTVAGVLRRPSLLGHLRRRWPMVMREWRKPNKSGRRRLHELP; encoded by the coding sequence GTGAGAATCGGTGCGGTGGTGGTGAGCCATAACTCAGCCGAAGACCTCCCGCTCTGCATCGAGGCGCTTCTCAGGGCTGATGGCCTCGAACAGGTAGTCGTAGTGGACAACGCTTCCGAAGACAACTCCCGGGAGTTCGTTCGGGAATTCGACGATCCTCGGGTGAAGCTAGTCGTCGAGGAGCCCAACAGCGGATTTGCCGGGGGATGCAACCGTGGCTTTCGAGAAATCGGTGGTGAGTGTGAGCATCTCGCCTTCCTCAACCCGGACGTGGTCATTGCTTCAGATTGTCTCGAAAAAGCCGTTGCCGAATTGGAGGCGGACCCCACCCTGGCTTGTGTCGCGCCGCTCCTGATGCGAAGCAATGACCGGACCGTAGACACCGTGGGTCAACGCCTGAAGCCGTGGAATCTGGAGGTGGAAGACCTAGGTTACGGGCAACCCCCGACTCGCGATCTTCTCAGGGCGACGGACGTGTTGTCCGCCTGCGGTGCGCTGGCCGTCTTTCGCCGCGACGCGCTGGAGTCGGTAGCAGAAGAACACGGTCCGTGGGCACAGCACTTCTTTTGCTTCTGGGAGGACCTGGAGCTCGGTTGGCGACTTGTCAACTCGGGCTGGCGAATTCGGAGCTGCCCCGAAGCCGTGGGAACCCACCGCCGTGGGGCGGGCGCTTCAACAGGGGGAGGTCCGCTCCGTTGGCGGCGTCCTCCGGCCCTCGAGGCCCACATTCTTTCGAATCGCTGGATGACGCTGATCCGCCATCTCCACCCTCTTGATCTTCTGATGCGCCTCCCCCTACTCTTGATATGGGATTCGAGTGTTACGGTGGCGGGCGTTTTGCGTCGGCCGTCGCTCCTTGGGCACCTGCGCCGGCGGTGGCCGATGGTGATGCGCGAGTGGAGGAAGCCGAACAAATCCGGCCGACGGAGGTTGCACGAGCTGCCATGA
- a CDS encoding tetratricopeptide repeat protein: MANGPSADASSIANRGWLQLLLLLAIIAVLLSPALRAEFLWDDFKQIAESPTIDDLGRIPFYFTHNVVESAGGEGRGAEGVDTYRPLFMVTLAAVYQVNGPDPFWFHASVLAAHLLVCALLWCLAIRWIDSSLAAAIAVFFFACHPVTAEAYLWPSALPEPLAAAGLLGAVLILDHLSPYGRQRSRAWVVATVAGIVFFAGLLSKEIVLAGLLALGLFLVASRKVLVRYLMPATVAVIVFLVMRAAALDGMQAAGADATQRIQALKVYPVLLVDGLHSMLTMQPIGIRHLSWEYAGVSWSTSCLAAALCVVILVVTIIARRIAPLAPTAALTTGLMLAPIALVATVPGWGGFGRYLYVPLAVTSLALADLGLAAHTKLETSRPLFRWAVPAIVAVVIISEIVGLQRALHVYANQENLARAAIEIFPDGPDGWEWLGNVYLDRGELEAARECYREATERAPELYRPRHNLAAALLYTGHPAEALEQLEILNSLHPPTGPGSKVAVDALMALGRWDEAGERLVLSLDRDPNYGPLGETASRLLDQHPHQTEFRAWLEYELGLPEHRKAAIVLRPMLGIDE, encoded by the coding sequence ATGGCGAACGGCCCCTCCGCAGATGCATCGTCGATCGCGAACCGCGGTTGGCTGCAGCTCCTCCTGCTGCTGGCGATTATCGCGGTGTTGCTTTCTCCGGCCTTGCGTGCCGAGTTTCTGTGGGACGACTTCAAACAGATCGCCGAATCACCCACGATCGACGATCTTGGGAGAATCCCGTTCTACTTCACCCACAATGTCGTGGAGTCGGCCGGCGGCGAGGGTCGGGGAGCCGAAGGCGTCGACACCTATCGGCCACTCTTCATGGTTACCCTGGCCGCGGTTTACCAGGTCAATGGACCCGACCCCTTCTGGTTCCACGCGTCCGTGCTGGCGGCCCACCTGCTCGTGTGCGCGCTGCTGTGGTGTCTCGCCATCCGCTGGATCGACTCGAGTCTCGCAGCGGCGATCGCGGTTTTCTTCTTCGCCTGCCACCCGGTCACCGCAGAAGCCTACTTGTGGCCATCCGCCCTACCGGAACCACTGGCCGCAGCTGGTCTTCTCGGCGCCGTGCTCATCCTCGATCATCTCTCGCCATACGGTCGACAGCGATCTCGGGCGTGGGTCGTGGCGACCGTCGCCGGAATCGTGTTCTTTGCCGGTCTCCTGAGCAAAGAGATCGTGCTAGCTGGCCTGTTGGCGCTCGGTCTCTTCCTCGTCGCGTCGCGAAAGGTACTGGTGCGGTATCTCATGCCGGCCACGGTCGCCGTGATCGTCTTCCTGGTCATGCGTGCGGCAGCCCTCGATGGGATGCAGGCGGCAGGAGCAGATGCGACGCAACGCATCCAGGCCCTCAAGGTCTACCCGGTTCTTCTCGTCGATGGCCTTCACTCGATGCTCACCATGCAGCCGATCGGCATTCGTCATCTGTCATGGGAGTACGCGGGTGTCAGCTGGAGCACGAGCTGTCTGGCTGCAGCTCTTTGCGTGGTGATCCTCGTCGTCACGATCATCGCCCGGCGAATCGCGCCCTTGGCCCCGACCGCAGCATTGACTACGGGGCTGATGCTTGCCCCAATCGCGTTGGTGGCAACGGTTCCCGGGTGGGGCGGCTTCGGCAGATACCTCTATGTGCCGCTTGCCGTGACCAGCCTCGCGCTGGCCGACCTTGGTCTGGCGGCCCACACGAAGCTTGAAACCAGCCGCCCGCTGTTCCGCTGGGCGGTACCGGCAATCGTAGCAGTTGTCATCATCTCCGAAATCGTCGGCCTGCAGCGTGCCCTTCACGTCTATGCCAATCAGGAAAATCTCGCGCGCGCCGCGATCGAGATCTTCCCCGACGGACCGGATGGCTGGGAGTGGCTCGGCAACGTGTACCTCGATCGTGGTGAATTGGAGGCCGCACGCGAGTGCTACCGCGAGGCCACCGAGCGAGCGCCGGAGCTTTACCGCCCACGTCACAACCTCGCCGCCGCCCTCCTCTACACCGGACACCCCGCCGAAGCCCTCGAACAGCTCGAGATTCTCAACTCCCTCCATCCTCCGACCGGGCCCGGATCGAAGGTCGCCGTCGACGCTTTGATGGCGTTAGGACGATGGGACGAGGCCGGCGAACGGTTGGTGCTCAGCCTCGACAGGGACCCCAACTACGGCCCACTCGGTGAAACTGCTTCGCGTCTGCTTGACCAACATCCCCATCAAACCGAATTTAGGGCGTGGCTTGAGTATGAGCTCGGATTGCCTGAACACCGGAAGGCCGCAATTGTCCTGCGACCGATGTTGGGGATTGACGAATGA
- a CDS encoding sulfatase-like hydrolase/transferase, translated as MIKAAKRKRTITAWALGLLFCLACAPAQKRSAAAEHVRVGHQHLADGRVAAAEAEFEKAVQLDPAAVEAHVQLANICVMRGRVAEAEERFASLLDRYPESSLVLSGWGKLLAATGRLEQAEPVLRRAVESENPSLDAAMDLATVLATLGRIEEALAAYERASDLGASTSIPFLIGWSEVLDRAGRPDDAIEKLEMSASMDPDNPEVLEGLGRAYLETGRPEEAVSILRRALAATQPGSDLYATRRQAFEKANTAVPRRRAHPTMPNVLLIVIDTLRSDHVGAYGYPYPTTANIDRLATRSVVFETAVSQAPWTAPAIASLFTGLYPSVHGLDGGIRWSEPATSNGGNLPFAVQKTLPPGHQTMAELFHRAGYTTAGFVSNLYVNAIFGFAQGFDHFDDSHEDYLFPDGEAKRRAEVTNQRVFDWLSSGVEEPWFLLVHYNDPHWPYEPPSPYGQSFTFGYNGSLTPNTTREIVVTHHEVPPPISEQDLAYIVGLYDGEIQYMDAQLGQLLEAVGGLQLKRDLVSVVTADHGEEFLDHGAFNHGYTLYEEQTSVPFIISAPSRLKPCRISQQVRLIDAAPTLLDLARIDLSGARFQGRSLLPLINGSDTDALDAFSEATNFGGQYAIRSAGSMKLIHSLASQSWLLFDLRTDPREQDDLSARHSTEVQELSSRIDAWRERNRLLHRAIGASETALDHVVLDEKTQQGLQALGYIDP; from the coding sequence ATGATCAAAGCGGCAAAGCGAAAGAGGACAATCACCGCTTGGGCTTTGGGTCTGTTGTTCTGCCTGGCGTGCGCCCCCGCTCAAAAGCGATCAGCAGCAGCCGAGCACGTCCGGGTCGGTCATCAACATCTGGCCGACGGACGGGTCGCTGCCGCAGAGGCCGAGTTCGAGAAGGCAGTTCAGCTCGACCCAGCTGCGGTCGAAGCGCACGTTCAGCTGGCCAACATATGTGTCATGCGCGGCCGTGTCGCCGAGGCTGAGGAGAGATTCGCGTCTCTGTTGGATCGCTATCCTGAAAGCTCTCTGGTACTCAGCGGGTGGGGAAAGCTGCTCGCTGCTACCGGCAGACTCGAGCAGGCCGAGCCGGTGTTGCGGCGCGCGGTTGAGTCCGAAAACCCATCTCTGGACGCAGCCATGGATCTCGCAACAGTCCTGGCCACACTCGGCCGTATTGAAGAGGCGCTCGCCGCCTATGAGCGAGCATCGGATCTCGGTGCGTCTACCTCGATTCCGTTCTTGATCGGCTGGTCCGAGGTGCTGGACCGGGCTGGTCGACCAGACGATGCCATCGAGAAGCTCGAGATGTCGGCGAGCATGGACCCCGACAATCCTGAAGTCCTTGAAGGTCTGGGCAGAGCGTATCTCGAGACAGGTCGGCCAGAGGAGGCCGTCAGTATTCTACGTCGAGCGCTGGCAGCCACTCAGCCGGGCTCAGATCTTTATGCCACTCGACGTCAGGCTTTCGAAAAAGCCAATACGGCAGTACCCCGGCGCAGAGCTCATCCGACGATGCCAAATGTGCTGCTGATCGTGATCGACACCTTGAGATCGGACCACGTGGGCGCTTATGGTTACCCTTACCCGACAACTGCGAATATCGATCGCCTCGCAACAAGGTCAGTGGTGTTCGAGACGGCCGTCAGCCAGGCGCCTTGGACTGCGCCCGCTATCGCCTCGCTCTTCACCGGGCTTTACCCTTCAGTTCACGGGCTGGACGGAGGAATCCGATGGAGCGAGCCGGCGACGTCCAACGGCGGGAATCTCCCGTTTGCGGTTCAGAAGACTCTCCCGCCGGGACATCAGACGATGGCCGAGCTGTTCCACAGGGCTGGCTACACAACCGCGGGTTTTGTGTCCAACCTCTATGTCAATGCGATCTTTGGCTTCGCTCAGGGTTTTGATCATTTCGACGACTCGCACGAAGACTATCTTTTCCCGGATGGCGAAGCCAAGCGGCGAGCAGAGGTCACCAACCAACGAGTCTTCGACTGGTTGTCATCAGGAGTCGAAGAGCCGTGGTTCCTCCTTGTTCACTACAACGACCCCCACTGGCCCTACGAACCACCATCTCCCTACGGACAAAGCTTCACCTTCGGCTACAACGGTTCTCTGACACCCAACACGACTCGTGAGATCGTGGTCACTCACCACGAGGTTCCTCCTCCCATTTCTGAACAGGATCTGGCCTATATTGTGGGCCTCTATGACGGCGAGATCCAATACATGGACGCACAGCTCGGCCAGCTCCTGGAGGCCGTTGGCGGCCTGCAGCTGAAGCGCGATCTCGTGTCGGTGGTGACGGCCGACCATGGTGAGGAATTCCTCGATCATGGGGCCTTCAACCATGGCTACACCCTGTATGAGGAGCAGACCTCGGTACCATTCATCATTTCCGCGCCTTCGAGGCTGAAACCATGCCGAATTTCCCAGCAGGTTCGCCTTATCGATGCTGCGCCGACTCTTCTGGACCTCGCACGCATCGACCTATCAGGCGCTCGTTTTCAGGGGCGGAGCCTCCTCCCACTCATAAACGGATCGGATACCGATGCCCTTGATGCATTCAGCGAAGCAACCAACTTCGGCGGTCAGTACGCGATTCGAAGTGCAGGCTCGATGAAGCTGATTCACTCACTGGCATCTCAATCGTGGCTTCTTTTCGACCTCCGGACCGATCCTCGTGAACAAGATGATCTGAGTGCACGACACTCGACAGAAGTCCAAGAATTGTCCTCTCGGATCGACGCCTGGCGAGAGAGAAACCGCCTTCTCCATCGTGCAATCGGTGCCTCGGAAACCGCGCTCGACCACGTGGTCCTGGATGAAAAAACGCAGCAGGGGCTCCAGGCACTTGGCTATATCGATCCCTGA
- a CDS encoding glycosyltransferase family 4 protein: MKVAMLSHLASRTAPTGAERVLELVARGLVGRGHQVAVSVPGPWAFDSPLEDSGIEVRRIPVRCCWLVQADRQPAWRQLVRGARFLLPDPGTGSLASFFSEFDPDVVYVNCLPHLRGAATARASGRPVVWHVHEILPPGARRRWFAGRLRRDADRIVAVSEAVADWIRAEGLGVSLEVIHNGVEIPDTLPDCASARARFDLPSGATVFGWFGQLVQHKGAVDFVRAAHRVSEKCSDAWFLIAGHGSSSFVGTLRNEIDSGPAAERMRIVPPQPEIWELMAAVDGLALTTLWPDPLPRVVMEAMAVGKPVVAYANGGVPEMVIDGGTGILCPPGDVAGLTSAILQLTKDEGLRGRFGEAGRRRARTDFSVERHLDRMERVLQGSI; the protein is encoded by the coding sequence ATGAAGGTTGCAATGCTTTCCCATCTCGCTTCGAGAACGGCGCCTACCGGTGCTGAGCGAGTGCTCGAGCTCGTCGCCCGAGGGCTTGTCGGGCGTGGCCACCAGGTGGCGGTGTCGGTTCCCGGCCCGTGGGCGTTCGACTCTCCCCTCGAGGATTCCGGTATCGAGGTCCGGCGAATTCCAGTCCGGTGCTGCTGGCTCGTGCAGGCGGATCGTCAGCCGGCGTGGAGACAGCTGGTGCGCGGCGCGCGCTTTCTGCTTCCAGACCCCGGGACGGGCTCTCTGGCGTCTTTCTTTTCCGAGTTCGACCCCGACGTTGTGTACGTCAACTGCCTCCCCCACCTCCGAGGTGCGGCCACAGCACGAGCGTCCGGGCGACCAGTGGTGTGGCATGTCCACGAAATCCTCCCTCCGGGTGCACGGCGTCGCTGGTTTGCCGGCCGGCTGCGTCGCGATGCAGATCGGATCGTCGCGGTGAGTGAGGCGGTTGCGGATTGGATTCGTGCGGAAGGTCTCGGGGTTTCGTTGGAGGTGATCCACAACGGCGTCGAGATTCCCGACACCCTCCCCGATTGCGCATCGGCGCGTGCGCGATTCGATCTTCCGTCTGGGGCGACGGTATTCGGGTGGTTCGGCCAGCTCGTGCAACACAAGGGCGCGGTTGACTTCGTGCGTGCCGCTCATCGGGTGTCCGAAAAATGTTCCGATGCCTGGTTCCTGATCGCGGGTCACGGCTCGTCGTCCTTCGTCGGCACATTACGAAATGAAATCGATAGCGGGCCCGCAGCTGAACGAATGCGAATCGTGCCTCCACAGCCGGAGATATGGGAACTCATGGCGGCGGTAGACGGACTCGCACTGACGACGCTGTGGCCGGATCCCTTGCCGCGAGTGGTGATGGAAGCCATGGCCGTCGGCAAGCCGGTGGTAGCCTACGCAAACGGCGGAGTGCCGGAGATGGTAATCGACGGTGGAACGGGCATTTTGTGCCCGCCAGGCGATGTGGCCGGCCTCACGAGCGCGATTTTGCAGCTCACGAAAGACGAAGGTCTCCGTGGTCGGTTCGGCGAAGCGGGACGCCGGCGGGCGCGGACAGATTTTTCGGTCGAACGGCATCTTGATCGAATGGAGCGCGTTCTTCAGGGATCGATATAG